The proteins below are encoded in one region of Saccopteryx leptura isolate mSacLep1 chromosome 1, mSacLep1_pri_phased_curated, whole genome shotgun sequence:
- the SLC10A7 gene encoding sodium/bile acid cotransporter 7 isoform X5 has product MRLLERMRKEWFMIGIVLVIAGAKLEPSIGVNGGPLKPEITVSYIAVSTIFFNSGLSLKTEELTSALVHIRLHLFIQIFTLAFFPATIWLFLQLLSITPINEWLLKGLQTVGCMPPPVSSAVILTKAVGGNEISERPDLWWRSG; this is encoded by the exons ATGAGGCTGCTGGAGAGGATGAGGAAAGAATGGTTCATGATTGGAATAGTACTAGTGATCGCCGGAGCCAAACTGGAGCCGTCCATCGGGGTGAACGGGG gaCCACTGAAGCCAGAAATAACTGTCTCCTACATTGCTGTTTCAACAATATTCTTTAACAGTGGACTATCATTAAAAACAGAG GAGCTGACCAGTGCTTTGGTGCATATAAGACTACATCTTTTCATCCAGATCTTTACTCTTGCATTCTTTCCAGCAACAATATGGCTTTTTCTTCAGCTTTTATCAATCACACCAATCAATGAATGGCTTTTAAAAGG tttgcaGACTGTAGGGTGCATGCCTCCCCCTGTGTCTTCTGCTGTAATTCTAACCAAGGCAGTTGGTGGAAATGAG